One Candidatus Hydrogenedentota bacterium genomic window, GTCGAGTTAGAATTAATTGTGCATACTATGTCAGAACAAGGCGCCCGTCGTTCGTGAGAACGGCGAGCGCCTATTTTTTTCTGAACATCTTACTTTGTGGCCTGTTTTATCCACATCACAACGATGCACACCATTTAACAACACTGAAATATGGCATTTACACTTCCCAACCTTCCTTACGAATTTGCTGCCCTCGAGCCACATATCGACGCCCGCACCATGGAAATCCACCACGACAAGCACCATGCTGCCTATGTCAACAACCTGAATGCCGCGCTGCAAGGCACTGAGCATGAAGGCAAATCACTGGAAGAACTGCTCGCCAATATATCCAAACTACCACCCGCTGTGCGAAACAATGGCGGTGGTCACTGGAACCACTCTTTGTTTTGGAGTATCATGGCGCCGAATGCTGGTGGCGCTCCTA contains:
- a CDS encoding superoxide dismutase; protein product: MAFTLPNLPYEFAALEPHIDARTMEIHHDKHHAAYVNNLNAALQGTEHEGKSLEELLANISKLPPAVRNNGGGHWNHSLFWSIMAPNAGGAPTGHLAAAIDKTFGSFDEFKKLFAQAATTRFGSGWAWLSVGADGNLFISSTP